The Kutzneria kofuensis genome includes the window GCCGTCCAGCGTCACCAGCGGGGCGGACGCCGCGTCGGAGCCGGGCACCACCCGTAGCGGCAGGTTGAGGGCGTAACCGCCGTCGACCGCGTCCGCGACGGTGGCGCCGGGCAGCAGCGAGTACGTCATCCGGTGCCGGCCCTGGTCGGCGTCCGGATCGGGGCAGCGCGGCGCGCGGATCAGGCTGAGACGCAGGGTCGTCGTGGTGCCGCCGTCGTCACGGGCGTCGCGGCCGACGTCGTGGCCGTACGTGGAGTCGTTGAGCACCGCGACGCCGTAGCCGGGCTCGGCCACGTGCGCCCAGCGGTGGCAGAAGACCTCGAACCGGGCCGCCTCCCAGCTGGTGTTGGTGTGCGTGGGCCGGAAGACGTGGCCGAACTGGATCTCGGCGGCCGAGCGGTCGGCGTGCACGTCCAGCGGGAACGCCGCCTTGAGGATCTTCTCCCGCTCGTGCCAGTCGATCTCCGTCTCGATGTCGATCCGGGGCGAGCCGGCGCGCAGCCGGATCGTCTGCACCACAGTGGACGCACCGAAGCGGCGTTCGACGCGCAGCGCGCCGACCAGCGGACCGCGCTCGACCACGGTGATCGACTCGGCGTCGGTCAGGTCCGTGTACTGGTGGCGGTAGTGCTTGTCGATGTCCCAGGCGTCCCACTGGTTCGGGAAATCGGTGTGCAGGCGCAGCAGGTTGCCGCGCTCGCCGGGGGCCAGCACCTCACGGTCGGCGACCAGGTCGTAGACCGACGAGAACAGGCCGTCGTCGTCGAACTCGACCCGCACGAAGCCGTTCTCCAGCAACCGTTCGCCGACGACGACCGCCGGCTGCGCCGACGCCTCGACCAGTGGCCCGGCGCTGGAACCCGGGGTTTCCACGAGCACCGCCACCGTGCCGTCGGACAGCGGTTGCCCGTTCCCGGCGAGTTCCTTGGGCACCGCAACGACTTCGGTACGGGCGCGAGGACCGGCATTCAACACCCACGGCACGTCCTTCGAAGCACCGGCCAGCGCCGCCGAGGCATCGGCGACGATGCCGTGCAGCTCCTCGGCGACTCGCGCGTACGTTGCCTCGGCCTCGCGGTGCACCCACGCGATCGAACTGCCGGGCAGGATGTCGTGGAACTGGTGCAGCAGGACCGTCTTCCACAGCCGGTCCAACTGTTCGTACGGGTAAGGGAATCCTGCCCGTACAGCCGCGGTGGCGGCCCACAGCTCGGCCTCGCGCAGCAGGTGTTCGCTGCGGCGGTTGCCGGACTTGGTGCGGGCCTGGCTGGTGTAGGTGGCGCGGTGCAGCTCCAGGTAGAGCTCGCCGGACCACACCGGTGCGTCGGGGTACTCGGCCTGCGCCTCGCGGAAGAACGTGTTGGGATCCTGGACGATCACGCGCGGCGAACCCTCCAGATCACGCAGCCGCCGCGCCTTCTCCATCATCTCTCGGGTGGGGCCGCCACCGCCGTCGCCGTGGCCGAACGGCACCAGCGAGCGCGTGCCGCCGCCCTTGTCGGCGTAGTTGCGCACGGCGTGCGCCAACTCCTCGCCGGAGAACACCGCGTTGTACGTGTCCACCGGCGGGAAGTGGGTGAAGACCCGGCTGCCGTCGATGCCCTCCCACCAGAACGTGTGGTGCGGCATCTTGTTGGTCTGGTTCCAGGAGATCTTCTGGGTGAGGAACCAGCGCATCCCGGCCAGCTTGGCCAGCTGCGGGTAGGCGGCGGTGTAGCCGAAGGAGTCCGGCAGCCACACGCCCTCGCACTCGGTGCCGAACTCGTCGAGGAAGAACCGCTTGCCGTGCACCAACTGGCGGGCCAGCGCCTCGCCGCCGGGCAGGTTGCCGTCGGCCTCCACCCACATGCCGCCGACCGGCACCCAATTGCCGGCCTTGGCCGCCTCCTGCATCCGGGCGTAGACAGCCGGATGGTGTTCCTTGGCCCACGCGTACTGCTGCGCCTGCGAGCAGGCGAAGACGAACTCGGGGTAGTCCCGGGCCAGCGCGGTGACGTTGGAGAAGGTCCGCCCGGTCTTCCGGACCGTCTCACGCAGCGGCCAGAGCCAGGCGCTGTCGATGTGCGCGTGGCCGACCGACGACAGGGTGTGCGCGCTGGCGTGCGCCGGCCGGGACAGCACCTCGGCCAGTTGTGCCCGGGCCGCGGCGGCGGTCGACGACACGGCGGCGATGTCGAGGGCGTCGAGCATCCGTCCCAGGGCGCGCAGCAGTTCGTGCCGACGGGTGTCGTGCTCGCTCAACTGGCGCATCAGCTCGGCGGCGACCTCGATGTCCAGCACGAGATGCCAGACGTCCTCGTCGAGGACGGCGAGATCGGCGCGGGCGAAGGTGTAGAGCGGGTCCGGCGGCGCGGTGAGCTTGTCCCCCAGCGGCGTCGGGACGAAGCCTCCGGCCAGGATGTCCGGATTGCCGGCGGCCTCCAGCAGCAGCTCCACCGCCTCGCCGCCGGCGGCCGGGTTCGCCACCGGCACGTACTGGTTGCGCGGCTCGATGCCCTTCACCGGCTGCCCGGCGGCGTCGTACACGAGCGCCTCGGCCTGCCCGCCCGGCCAGTCGCCGATGAAGCCCAGGTCGAAGACGGCCTCCACGCGGCGGCCGGCCCACTCCGCCGGCACCGTGCCGACCGCACGGAACCAGCTGGTCGACCACGGCCGCCCCCAGCGCTGCCCCACGGCGAACGGCTCGTACTCGGCGGCCAGCGCCTCGGCCACCGGCACCGGCTCGTCGGGGACGTGCCACGCGGTCAGCGTCAACGGGATCCTCGGGCCGTGGACGGCGGGCCGGATGCGCTGCTCCAGGACGCGGTCGAGACGCGCCTCGACCTGCTTGCGGTCGTCAAACACGGGGTTCCTTCAGGTAGTCCAGGCCCGGGAGGTCGGCGAGGTAGCCGTCGAACAGCCGCCGCGCGACGGCGACGGAGTCGACCAGCGGGTGCAGGGCGAAGGCCCGCAGCGCGGCCGCCCGGTCGCCGGTGGTGGCGGCGCGGATGACGTCCCGCTCCACGGCCTTCACGGCGGTGACCAGGCCGACGGCGTGACCGGCCAGCGGCTCGCCGATGATCGGCCGGGCGCCGTTGGCGTCCACATGGCAGTTCGTCTCCACGACCGCCTCGTCGTCGAGCGGCTTCAACGCTCCTCGGCCGCGGACGTTGAGGATCAGCGTCGTTCGCTCGTCCAGCGCGATGGCCCGCATCAGGGCCAGCGCGACCTTCTCGTAGCCGCCGGAATCCAGATCGCACGAGTTGCGCTCGCCGGCGTCCACCGCCTCGCGGTTCTCCGCCATGTACGTGACCTCGCGCTCCAGCCGGGTGGCGTCCCAGGTGGCGAACGGCGGCGTGCCGGGGGCCTCCATCCGCTCGTAGAACCGGGACTGCTGGTCGAGGAGGAACGCGCCACGCGTCTTCTCGGCGCTGCGAGCCCCGGCCACCGCCTCGCGGTTGAAGTAGTAGTAGTGCAGGTACTCGTTGGGCAGCGAGCCCAGCGTGCGCAGCCAGTCCGCGCCGAAGAGCTTGCCCTCCTCGAACGACGTCAGCGCGGACTCGTCGTCGAGCAGCCTCGGCAGCACGTCAACGCCGTCGACCCGGATCGCCCGCAGCCAGCCCAGGTGGTTGAGGCCGGCGTAGTCGAACCAGGCCCGCCCGGGGTCGACGCCCAGCGCCTGGGCGGCCCGGCGGCCGAGGCCGACCGGTGAGTCGCAGATGCCGATGACCCGGTCGCCCAGGTGCGCGGCCATCGCCTCGGTGACCATGCCGGCCGGGTTGGTGAAGTTGATGACCCAGGCGTCCGGGGCCAGCCGGGCGATCCGCCGGGCGATGTCCACCGCCACCGGGATCGTGCGCAGGCCGTACGCGATGCCCCCGGCGCCGACCGTCTCCTGCCCCAGCACCCCCAGTTCCAGCGCCACCCGCTCGTCGGTGGCCCGACCGGCCAGGCCGCCGACGCGAATCGCCGAGAAGACGAAGTCCGCGCCGGTCACCGCCTCGTCCAGATCGGTCGTCACGTCCACGGCCGGCGCGTCGTCGTACCCCGCCGCCTGCTCGCGCAGCACCTTGACGATGGCGTCCAGCCGGCGCGGATCCAGGTCGTGCAGGGTCACGTGGGTGACCCGCCCCTTGCCCCGGTCCGCCAGCAGCGCCCGGTAGACGAGGGGGACACGGAAGCCACCCCCGCCGAGGATCGTCAGCCTCATACCTCCACGACCTCCACCCCAGCCTCGCGCAGCGCGTCCCGGGTGGCCGCGTCCGCGGGCCCGTTCGTCACCACGACGTCGAGATCCTCCGGCCCGCACACGCGGGCCATGCCGGTGCCGGGGAACTTCCCGGCGTCGGCGGCCAGCACCACCTTCTCGGCGGCGGCGATCATCGCGCGCTTCACCGGCACCTCGACTGCGGTCGTGTCGAGCACGTGGCCGTCCGGGCGGATTCCGCTCGTGCCGAGGAAGAGCACGTCGGCGTGCACCTGGCGCAGGTTGTCCTCGGTGAGGAAGCCGACCAGCGAGCGGTAGTCGCGGCGGACCACCCCGCCGAGCAGGATCAGCTGGATGTCCTTGTCCTCCACCAACTCCTCGTAGACGGCGAGGTTGCTGGTGATGACGGTGAGCGAGCGGCCGCGCAGGTGCCGAGCGATCCGGTGCGCGGTGGTGCCGATGTCCAGCAGCGCGGTCTGGCCGTCCCGCACCATCGACGCGCAGTGCGCCGCGACGGCGTCCTTGGCCTCCACCCGCACGCCGGCGACGTCCGCGAACGGATCGTCGTGGCCGTTCACCGGGACCGCGCCGCCGAACACCCGCC containing:
- a CDS encoding alpha-mannosidase, translated to MFDDRKQVEARLDRVLEQRIRPAVHGPRIPLTLTAWHVPDEPVPVAEALAAEYEPFAVGQRWGRPWSTSWFRAVGTVPAEWAGRRVEAVFDLGFIGDWPGGQAEALVYDAAGQPVKGIEPRNQYVPVANPAAGGEAVELLLEAAGNPDILAGGFVPTPLGDKLTAPPDPLYTFARADLAVLDEDVWHLVLDIEVAAELMRQLSEHDTRRHELLRALGRMLDALDIAAVSSTAAAARAQLAEVLSRPAHASAHTLSSVGHAHIDSAWLWPLRETVRKTGRTFSNVTALARDYPEFVFACSQAQQYAWAKEHHPAVYARMQEAAKAGNWVPVGGMWVEADGNLPGGEALARQLVHGKRFFLDEFGTECEGVWLPDSFGYTAAYPQLAKLAGMRWFLTQKISWNQTNKMPHHTFWWEGIDGSRVFTHFPPVDTYNAVFSGEELAHAVRNYADKGGGTRSLVPFGHGDGGGGPTREMMEKARRLRDLEGSPRVIVQDPNTFFREAQAEYPDAPVWSGELYLELHRATYTSQARTKSGNRRSEHLLREAELWAATAAVRAGFPYPYEQLDRLWKTVLLHQFHDILPGSSIAWVHREAEATYARVAEELHGIVADASAALAGASKDVPWVLNAGPRARTEVVAVPKELAGNGQPLSDGTVAVLVETPGSSAGPLVEASAQPAVVVGERLLENGFVRVEFDDDGLFSSVYDLVADREVLAPGERGNLLRLHTDFPNQWDAWDIDKHYRHQYTDLTDAESITVVERGPLVGALRVERRFGASTVVQTIRLRAGSPRIDIETEIDWHEREKILKAAFPLDVHADRSAAEIQFGHVFRPTHTNTSWEAARFEVFCHRWAHVAEPGYGVAVLNDSTYGHDVGRDARDDGGTTTTLRLSLIRAPRCPDPDADQGRHRMTYSLLPGATVADAVDGGYALNLPLRVVPGSDAASAPLVTLDGRKAAIESVKLADDRSGDVVVRLYESLGGRAEAVLRPGFAVGRAQVVDLLERPLGQDVAVGPDGTVRLRLRPFQVVTLRLTPVE
- a CDS encoding 6-phospho-beta-glucosidase, whose amino-acid sequence is MRLTILGGGGFRVPLVYRALLADRGKGRVTHVTLHDLDPRRLDAIVKVLREQAAGYDDAPAVDVTTDLDEAVTGADFVFSAIRVGGLAGRATDERVALELGVLGQETVGAGGIAYGLRTIPVAVDIARRIARLAPDAWVINFTNPAGMVTEAMAAHLGDRVIGICDSPVGLGRRAAQALGVDPGRAWFDYAGLNHLGWLRAIRVDGVDVLPRLLDDESALTSFEEGKLFGADWLRTLGSLPNEYLHYYYFNREAVAGARSAEKTRGAFLLDQQSRFYERMEAPGTPPFATWDATRLEREVTYMAENREAVDAGERNSCDLDSGGYEKVALALMRAIALDERTTLILNVRGRGALKPLDDEAVVETNCHVDANGARPIIGEPLAGHAVGLVTAVKAVERDVIRAATTGDRAAALRAFALHPLVDSVAVARRLFDGYLADLPGLDYLKEPRV
- a CDS encoding DeoR/GlpR family DNA-binding transcription regulator, whose product is MLPARRHELILRALRSDGPSTVTALAELLDTSQATIRRDLLQLEDEGLLRRVFGGAVPVNGHDDPFADVAGVRVEAKDAVAAHCASMVRDGQTALLDIGTTAHRIARHLRGRSLTVITSNLAVYEELVEDKDIQLILLGGVVRRDYRSLVGFLTEDNLRQVHADVLFLGTSGIRPDGHVLDTTAVEVPVKRAMIAAAEKVVLAADAGKFPGTGMARVCGPEDLDVVVTNGPADAATRDALREAGVEVVEV